One genomic region from Chryseobacterium sp. JJR-5R encodes:
- the mobC gene encoding plasmid mobilization relaxosome protein MobC translates to MIKFRIKESKKKQWKKMCLERNISLTQLIIDSVEDRPKEDDRRKILKFIKEQDNIFIKIETNINQVARLANAQKSIPDQVLKNFTLQVTEVKKLKEKQNETFRNIHAILSK, encoded by the coding sequence ATGATAAAATTTAGAATCAAAGAAAGCAAAAAGAAGCAATGGAAAAAAATGTGTTTGGAAAGAAATATATCACTTACACAGCTAATCATTGATTCTGTTGAAGACCGGCCGAAGGAAGATGACCGGAGAAAAATATTGAAGTTCATTAAAGAGCAGGATAATATTTTTATAAAAATAGAGACCAACATTAACCAAGTCGCAAGACTTGCCAATGCACAAAAATCCATTCCCGACCAGGTCCTGAAAAACTTTACACTACAGGTTACAGAAGTAAAAAAATTAAAGGAAAAACAAAATGAAACTTTCAGGAATATTCATGCAATACTTTCAAAATGA
- a CDS encoding relaxase/mobilization nuclease domain-containing protein encodes MIVKIMASAGASFPGVKYNDKKIEGGKGELMMMKNFPSYISEKSSMEDVKGHLALVSKSEKTKKPQFHAAISTKFREHTKEELTKVADKFMQEMGYGGQPFIVVFHNDTENNHIHIVSTRVEEETGKKIDDSFEKLKSQKAISKVMEEMYGINTERKIEKLLSYQCSSLKQMELVLEKSGFQFLQDKEDENKMDIVKNGVKEQSIAKDQIILKLFVHDPRSRQIKAILSKYKDRYSNKVFKVEDSRKRDSVLPVERQETESKAKIEFDSELQKSLREKFGIEVVFHHKDGQRPFGYSVIDHKTGSVYKGSDLLKMDKVFELTSETIDKKLYESLKDFNISDKTSKDILMKYIQDKYPDNVPKDFMLFESRRRKTKEVFKAVRDDVKEYLKHQNREDVHIMKSESGGYYVIHANHHYVGDLNSILGEKVHQEFLHPEQNQDTGKDNLKEFSKSIGDLLYQLGRSSGGSAKDPMENEEKKRRKRKKK; translated from the coding sequence ATGATCGTGAAGATAATGGCATCTGCGGGTGCTTCATTTCCCGGGGTAAAATATAATGACAAAAAAATAGAAGGCGGAAAAGGTGAGTTGATGATGATGAAAAATTTCCCGTCTTATATCAGTGAAAAAAGCAGCATGGAAGATGTCAAAGGGCATTTGGCACTGGTCTCAAAAAGCGAGAAAACAAAAAAGCCCCAGTTCCATGCAGCGATCTCGACAAAGTTTCGGGAGCATACCAAGGAAGAGCTGACAAAAGTGGCTGACAAATTTATGCAAGAGATGGGCTATGGTGGCCAGCCGTTTATTGTGGTCTTCCACAATGATACCGAAAACAACCATATCCATATTGTTTCTACCAGGGTAGAAGAGGAAACCGGGAAAAAGATTGATGACAGTTTTGAAAAGCTTAAATCCCAAAAGGCTATAAGCAAGGTCATGGAAGAGATGTATGGGATCAATACAGAGCGAAAGATTGAAAAGCTGCTGAGTTATCAATGTAGTTCACTAAAACAGATGGAACTGGTATTGGAAAAAAGCGGTTTCCAGTTTTTGCAGGATAAGGAGGATGAAAATAAAATGGATATCGTAAAAAACGGAGTGAAAGAACAATCAATTGCCAAAGATCAGATTATTCTAAAACTATTTGTACATGATCCAAGGTCCAGGCAGATCAAGGCTATTCTATCAAAATACAAAGACAGGTATTCGAACAAGGTTTTCAAAGTAGAAGATTCCCGGAAACGTGATTCTGTACTTCCAGTAGAAAGGCAAGAGACAGAAAGCAAGGCTAAGATCGAGTTTGATAGTGAGCTGCAGAAAAGTTTAAGGGAGAAATTCGGGATCGAAGTGGTGTTCCATCACAAAGATGGGCAAAGGCCTTTCGGGTATTCGGTTATCGATCATAAGACCGGATCGGTGTACAAAGGAAGCGATCTTTTGAAAATGGATAAGGTATTTGAGCTGACTTCAGAAACAATAGATAAAAAGCTTTATGAAAGCCTGAAGGATTTTAATATATCTGATAAGACTTCTAAGGATATCCTAATGAAATATATCCAGGATAAATATCCGGACAATGTCCCTAAGGATTTTATGCTTTTTGAGAGCAGAAGAAGAAAAACCAAAGAAGTATTCAAAGCGGTAAGGGATGATGTTAAAGAGTACCTGAAGCATCAGAACCGAGAAGATGTCCATATCATGAAATCTGAATCCGGAGGTTATTACGTGATTCACGCAAATCATCATTATGTCGGGGATTTGAATTCCATTCTGGGTGAAAAAGTACACCAGGAGTTTTTGCATCCTGAGCAAAACCAGGATACGGGAAAAGATAATTTAAAAGAGTTCAGCAAAAGTATCGGTGATCTTCTTTACCAGCTGGGCAGATCTTCCGGAGGATCCGCGAAGGATCCTATGGAAAACGAAGAGAAGAAGAGACGTAAAAGAAAAAAGAAATAA
- a CDS encoding ParA family protein, producing the protein MIITFASQKGGAGKTTLSIAFCNYITEITDRKIHVYDFDFQKSFYNKWLEDELLEQPQLYEVEQIGEGENPFSDLESIIAAKESQDLYIFDLAGTLDEKYSDLLIYSDFITIPFEYSDVSVKSTLVFVNLLGFIQSEAYRIFIRSKYDKGYNYLNQKPMDEEISKYGILIGQPVYKRNCLQTINTRKLTYEQRLAINNSFNEIINYINETLQITL; encoded by the coding sequence ATGATTATCACATTCGCAAGCCAAAAAGGAGGAGCAGGGAAAACAACACTATCCATTGCCTTCTGTAATTATATAACTGAAATTACTGATAGGAAAATCCATGTATATGATTTCGATTTTCAGAAATCATTTTATAATAAGTGGTTAGAAGATGAACTGCTTGAGCAGCCCCAGCTCTATGAGGTCGAGCAAATAGGAGAAGGCGAGAATCCTTTTTCTGATCTGGAAAGTATTATCGCTGCAAAGGAAAGCCAGGACCTTTATATTTTCGATTTAGCAGGAACGCTGGATGAGAAGTATAGTGATCTGCTAATCTACAGTGATTTTATCACTATTCCATTTGAATATTCCGATGTCTCAGTAAAGTCAACATTAGTGTTTGTAAATCTATTGGGATTCATTCAAAGTGAGGCCTATAGGATATTCATTCGTTCTAAATACGATAAAGGATATAATTACCTTAACCAGAAACCAATGGATGAAGAAATTTCAAAATATGGAATCCTGATTGGGCAGCCGGTCTATAAAAGGAACTGTCTTCAGACGATCAATACCAGGAAGCTTACTTATGAGCAGCGACTTGCAATAAACAACTCTTTTAATGAAATAATTAATTATATCAATGAAACATTACAAATTACCCTTTAG
- a CDS encoding DUF4134 domain-containing protein has protein sequence MKNHSNQQTTMKKVLTLALIVLAMTPMLAQGGASAISNAASTIKDYWDPIKLILNAVGGLVGFIGGLRVYNKWSNGDQDINKEILGYGGAMIFLLVVPQFVTAFFN, from the coding sequence ATGAAAAATCATTCCAATCAACAGACAACAATGAAAAAAGTGTTAACCCTGGCTCTAATTGTTTTGGCAATGACCCCGATGCTGGCCCAGGGAGGAGCCTCGGCCATTTCCAATGCGGCCAGTACCATCAAGGATTACTGGGATCCGATCAAGCTGATCTTAAATGCCGTAGGGGGCCTAGTAGGATTTATCGGGGGTTTAAGAGTGTATAATAAATGGAGCAACGGAGACCAGGATATCAACAAGGAGATCCTGGGCTACGGAGGAGCGATGATTTTCCTTCTGGTCGTTCCTCAATTTGTTACCGCATTCTTCAATTAA
- a CDS encoding DUF4133 domain-containing protein — MGFYLYKGLKKPLLFFGLKGKYIFYAVGIIAVGVLAALILSKFGLLGSLLGLGLTAGGVFLIFKRQDKHGLYNKTKNFDEILIFPKNNKRLLKYSKSKSNENKKADI, encoded by the coding sequence ATGGGGTTCTATTTGTATAAGGGGCTTAAAAAGCCCCTTTTATTTTTCGGACTTAAGGGCAAGTACATTTTTTATGCGGTAGGAATAATCGCAGTAGGGGTATTGGCAGCGCTTATCCTTTCCAAGTTCGGACTACTGGGATCACTACTGGGACTGGGCCTTACTGCAGGAGGTGTTTTTCTTATTTTCAAGAGGCAGGATAAGCACGGCCTTTATAATAAGACCAAGAATTTTGACGAGATTCTAATCTTTCCAAAGAATAACAAAAGACTATTGAAATATAGTAAATCCAAAAGCAATGAAAACAAAAAAGCAGACATTTAA
- a CDS encoding TraG family conjugative transposon ATPase gives MKTKKQTFNIPFIGFDLAKDKGWDFDVLFGQYGNPIIGIKIKNIVEQYSADPDNYMNFHTVLNQVVSIIGEGRIVQKLDIFSKKKYVAEESNQFLQQKYSEHFDGRLFKTIDTLLLFTDIIEDKIKGKSKMYKFSPRNYKELRDKCQKIFMLLEQSGCEPKYMFESDFEYYISGALSMRFSDNPVFNNIKSTNEYLQIGNRFVKNISYVDVENLDLPSEIDPYSLLGGNGAASDTAVDNFSFINELEDYETIIYNQVISIPMQAPQQRELDKKKKKHEGAAANSPSNSIIAEEIGDLLQNIAMDGQLVVNAHFSILFSAESLEIMENIQSMIENKLFTKGIIVSQNAYNQLELFRSAIPGNATELREYDLFMTTSEAALCFFFKESYPVNEESNFYLRFTDRQGVPLKVDPSDLPMDTGRINNRNKFVLGPSGSGKSFLMNNIIEQYLTYNYDVVIVDTGDSYSGTCKYKGGRYIQYTEEKPITMNPFLMDKKEFNIEKIEFLTNLIFLIWQGPEASMSSAQKSILDNVLMSYYHSYFNSGNRWYESKSTEELILYLNKYNINEDDLFSEFENELKAERNYYDILEITFDASSEVIRQAGRSLLNTHHPDKNINNPDYDVDVYYKVHEAYETLNDENKRKAYNETQLILVKSRDVIKQPESSEEWNESFRKAIIKKIQKIEETLSSKELSFNGFYDYCDKFLPLYLNHKKHGIKEGEFNLRTFFFVLRDFYKGGRYGTTLNESADNTLFDETFIVFEIDNVKDNPKLFPIVTLIIMDTFIQKMRLRKDQRKALIIEEAWKAIASKLMGGYILYLYKTVRKFWGEAVVVTQELDDIIGNAVVKDSIINNSDTFILLDQTKFKDNFDKIASLLSLNKVEQNKIFTINNLNNKFGRSRFKEFYLKRGSKGEVYGNEVSLEQYLTYTTEKPEKSAVEYYVKVHGEYDKALQQFVSDFKKLDDKMPNMVALVNLYGNPLDEKIESYYRAMKSVHKGKNIFKVISQEMEDREISFSELLNQYSYEKV, from the coding sequence ATGAAAACAAAAAAGCAGACATTTAATATCCCGTTTATCGGCTTTGACCTGGCTAAGGATAAGGGCTGGGATTTTGATGTCCTTTTCGGGCAGTATGGAAACCCGATCATTGGCATCAAAATAAAGAATATCGTAGAGCAGTATTCTGCTGATCCTGATAATTACATGAATTTCCATACCGTTTTGAACCAAGTGGTTTCCATCATCGGGGAGGGAAGGATCGTTCAGAAGCTGGATATTTTCTCAAAGAAAAAATATGTGGCTGAAGAATCCAACCAGTTTCTCCAGCAGAAATACTCCGAGCATTTTGACGGCCGGCTGTTCAAGACCATCGATACCCTTCTTCTCTTTACGGATATTATCGAAGATAAGATCAAAGGTAAAAGCAAGATGTATAAGTTTTCCCCAAGGAATTACAAGGAACTCAGGGATAAATGCCAGAAGATCTTTATGCTTTTAGAACAGAGTGGGTGTGAACCCAAATATATGTTTGAAAGTGATTTCGAGTATTATATTTCCGGAGCCTTATCTATGAGATTCTCTGACAACCCTGTTTTCAATAATATCAAAAGTACCAATGAGTACCTTCAGATCGGAAACCGGTTCGTTAAGAATATTTCCTACGTGGATGTGGAGAATCTGGATCTGCCTTCGGAAATCGATCCGTATTCTTTGTTGGGTGGCAATGGTGCCGCTTCCGATACCGCTGTTGACAATTTCTCATTTATCAATGAACTGGAAGATTATGAGACCATTATTTACAACCAGGTTATATCCATCCCCATGCAGGCACCCCAGCAGCGGGAACTTGATAAAAAGAAAAAAAAGCATGAAGGCGCTGCCGCCAATTCCCCTTCCAATTCCATTATAGCGGAAGAGATCGGGGATCTTTTACAGAATATCGCCATGGACGGACAGTTGGTGGTCAATGCCCATTTTTCCATCCTCTTTTCGGCGGAAAGCCTGGAAATCATGGAAAATATCCAGTCCATGATCGAAAATAAGCTTTTCACCAAAGGCATCATTGTCTCACAGAATGCGTATAACCAGCTCGAACTCTTCCGCTCGGCCATACCGGGCAATGCCACAGAACTCAGGGAGTACGATTTATTCATGACGACAAGCGAAGCAGCCTTGTGTTTTTTTTTTAAAGAGAGTTACCCGGTAAACGAAGAATCGAATTTTTACCTCCGGTTTACCGACCGTCAGGGGGTTCCGTTAAAAGTTGATCCGTCCGATCTGCCAATGGATACCGGACGGATCAATAACCGGAATAAATTTGTACTGGGACCATCGGGGTCAGGAAAATCCTTTCTGATGAATAATATCATCGAGCAGTATCTGACCTATAATTATGATGTCGTGATTGTCGATACCGGTGATTCCTACTCTGGGACCTGCAAGTATAAAGGCGGTAGGTATATTCAGTATACAGAAGAAAAGCCTATTACGATGAATCCTTTTCTGATGGATAAAAAAGAATTCAATATTGAGAAGATAGAGTTTTTGACCAATTTGATTTTCCTGATCTGGCAGGGACCTGAAGCTTCGATGTCTTCGGCGCAAAAGTCGATCCTGGATAATGTGCTGATGTCGTATTACCATTCGTATTTTAATTCGGGAAATCGGTGGTATGAGAGTAAAAGTACCGAAGAGCTGATCCTGTATCTGAATAAATACAATATCAACGAGGATGATCTGTTTTCTGAATTTGAAAATGAACTGAAAGCGGAGCGCAACTATTATGACATCCTGGAGATTACTTTTGATGCAAGTTCCGAAGTAATCAGGCAGGCAGGAAGATCGCTTCTTAATACGCACCATCCGGATAAGAACATAAACAATCCTGACTACGATGTAGATGTTTATTACAAAGTACATGAGGCATATGAAACCCTGAATGATGAAAATAAACGAAAAGCATATAATGAAACGCAGCTGATCCTAGTAAAGTCCCGGGATGTGATCAAGCAGCCTGAATCATCGGAAGAGTGGAACGAATCATTCAGAAAAGCGATTATAAAGAAAATCCAGAAAATTGAAGAAACCTTATCCAGCAAAGAACTTTCCTTTAATGGATTTTACGACTATTGTGATAAATTTTTACCACTATACCTGAATCATAAGAAGCATGGAATCAAGGAAGGTGAATTTAATTTGCGAACCTTTTTCTTTGTTTTAAGGGATTTCTATAAAGGAGGCAGATATGGGACTACCCTTAATGAGAGTGCGGATAATACCCTTTTTGATGAAACTTTTATTGTATTTGAAATTGACAATGTAAAGGATAACCCGAAGCTATTCCCGATTGTGACCCTGATTATAATGGATACTTTCATCCAGAAAATGCGTCTCCGGAAAGACCAGCGAAAAGCCCTTATTATTGAGGAAGCCTGGAAAGCAATTGCCAGTAAGCTGATGGGAGGGTACATCCTGTATCTCTACAAAACGGTGCGGAAGTTCTGGGGGGAAGCAGTGGTGGTTACCCAGGAACTCGATGATATTATCGGTAACGCGGTAGTAAAAGATTCAATCATCAATAATTCCGATACGTTCATTTTACTGGACCAAACCAAATTCAAGGACAACTTTGATAAGATCGCTTCACTGCTTTCTTTAAACAAAGTGGAGCAGAATAAGATTTTTACGATTAATAACCTGAATAATAAGTTCGGCAGGAGCCGCTTCAAGGAATTTTACCTGAAACGGGGTTCCAAAGGCGAAGTCTACGGGAATGAAGTTTCCCTTGAGCAATATTTAACCTATACAACAGAGAAGCCGGAAAAGTCTGCGGTAGAGTATTATGTGAAGGTACATGGTGAGTATGATAAGGCTTTACAGCAGTTTGTTAGCGATTTTAAAAAGCTCGATGATAAAATGCCAAACATGGTGGCCTTGGTTAATCTCTATGGGAATCCGCTTGATGAAAAGATTGAATCCTATTACCGGGCGATGAAATCGGTTCACAAAGGGAAAAATATTTTTAAGGTGATCTCCCAGGAAATGGAAGACCGTGAGATCAGCTTCTCAGAACTACTTAATCAATATTCATATGAAAAAGTTTAA